The genomic stretch AGGAGTGATATAGTGTATCTAGCCATCAAGCGTTTGAAAATGTGTTGACATAAATGAAAACAGTTGCCAGACAAGAATTGTTTACAGATAATGTATGGTTTTATCCAACTAGTTAACATAAAACATGTCTAAAAAAAACATGAAAGGATCAAACAACGCACAAGAAGAACTAGATATAAACATGGTTTCTCAACTATTTACGACAAAATATGGCAATTTAAAGGGGTGTATCAAGCATCAGAGAGAGATCAAAGaatttaaaggagtgtatttAGCGAGGTAAAAAGAGTATCTTGATTGACAGAATGTGTATCTAGCTATCTAAAGTAGTGTTGTGTATCTAGCGAGGTAAAAAGTGTATCTCagcaaggtaaatgagtgtatctagctcaAGAAGATGTGTATCTCAAAGAATCTAAAAGAgggtatctagcaaggtaaaggaTCCTAACATGTCTAAGCACCCTCACTCTACTTAAGTCCTTTTCTTGTAATTATCGACAACTGTTTCAATTCAGTTGTATACGTCTATCTATGTAATGGAGATGTGTTTCTGATTGTCAGTTTTTAATTGGTAATTACAGGGAAGAATCGAGGATTTTAGGAAGACATACAAGGAAGAGCATCCTGATTCCAAGGGTATTAAGGAGCTTGCTAAGGATGTTGGAGCTAAGTGGAAGGCCATGACCGATGAGGTTTATTCTCATCCTGACCTGTGTGTCCTTTGCAGTTGCGTggatatttaatttaattgattgGTAATGCTGATTTAATTATTGGATTATTCAGGAAAAGAAGCCGTATTTGGACAGAGCAGCATAGCTGAAGGTGGAGCATGAGAAGGCCATGGAAGAGTATAATGCTCATAAAGAAGAAGAGGTATGTAGATAGTATAGTTTCAGCCTGCCTATGATACAGTGGGATAACTTTCCGAGTTTCTGCCAcgaatttttgcatttttctttctTTACTTCAGTAACGAAAATGCATTGAGTTTTTTTTGTCTTTCCCATTCTGCCCTCTGCTCGTGTTCATTCCAATATTCAGGTGTTGACATGTTGATTTTTCAGCTCTTCTTGTATCCACAAGTTGACAAAATCTTTGGACCAGTTATGATTATTCGATTATGTGGGGTATGCTTTTCCGAACCCTCTTACGTGTTCATACTACAGGTATACAGTATACAACTGAGAAAGTATATATTGACATTACCTCCTTAAACTTCTTTCAGATGTTATCCATATCTTTGTTACAATCCTCCCCTTTCATAGCATTACTGCAAGGGTTAAGTCTCGTTGTGGTGTTAAATAGCGCCTATGTGATCAAGAATGTTATGTCGGTAAGTCTGAATAAACTGTAATTTTCATTTATGACCCATATACGAGTCTGAATTGTGAATTATGATATGTGATTTGCATTTCACTCTCCACTGTTGACGTTTTTACAGACATGTATTAGAACCAGCTCATTTATTCTGCAAAATCGAGTTGTGGTAAGTTCATTTTAACCTTTCTGacattattttccttaatatccaGTCCAATTTTCATGTCTAACGAAGATAAACAAATTGAATACAGGATCAAGATCAACGAGGAGCAGCTAACGGCATCTCCATGACAACCATGTCTCTTTTCAAAGCGGTTGGCCCAGCTTGTGGAGGTGCACTGTAAGTGTCTACGCTTTACATAAGATATGAATTACTGTACTGTTTTCGGTATTGCAGTAAATAAACATGAGTTCGGTGGAGTTACATAACCATCTTATTCATGTTACAAAGGTATATCCTTTATAGTGTGATTCACTGACTTTCAAGGTTTCTGACGACTTGACGGCGGCTGAGATCAGGGATAACAGGTGGCGCATAGGAATGAGAAAGGTAAGAATGCGAGATCTGGTGATTACGGGTTTGATGGGTAGGAAGAGAAAATGCAGTGCTCGAGAAAAGATAGGTTGGTGTGGTTCACCGCCATAAATCAATAAAATATGCGCATCATTCCCTTTCTACTCCAACACCAAACTCAACGCCTTGACTTCATCTCTCGTTCTTATCCGCAACTTCCAGTACACCTGACTTCCCCCTTCCTCATCTactaccaccaccgccaccacccgTCGAAGCTTCCATACGACCGTCGAACGTGGTGCTATCTGTCCCGAGTTTCCTCTACGCAGTCCATCGCTACacctcaacactaactccattgTTAAACCTCCGTGTTCGGTCCATTATCAGAAAAGGTATGCTTTAATTCCGACTTCTATTTCCCTTTTTAATGAACCTAATTGCCCTTTTTAATGAATAGTATCTACAAAGAATTAGTTAATTAGaattcgaaaaattagggtttactaattgatttgagattgtatTTTGTCAAAAAAAATTGTGATTTTGATGTTAGATACTGCTTATATATTACCCAATTGTACATGTACTCTGCCATCTCTGAAACTATCTGATTTATTCAGTGATAAGGAGTCATTAAATTGTATGGGATAGGGGAATCCGCTCTAAAGAGAGAGCCTAAAACGGTTTTATTTTAAACTGTAATTTTTCTTCCTTTTAGATTATTGATAGGCTGAAAAATATGGATTGAAATGAATAGTTTCTTTGAAGAATCTGAAAACATTGTTGTTGTTATGATGTTTACGTGCAGAGAACTACTATCACCTCCTTAATTGGTGACGTACTTTGACATAGGACTGTGATGCAAATGAAGAGGTGCTTCGGCAATTCGACTTGAATATGACCTGGCTTAAGGGCTATGCATTGGCATGTCTCGACTTGATCGGCGGAATGTTGCTTAGAAATCCGGATTGAATATGGCCTGGCTTAAGTTCAATATTCATGCACTTCGGATAAGCTAGCCATATATAGCATCTTCCTCTTTTATATTTGACACCTTCATCTCAGGTTTTGTGTTGGTTAAGAAATATGTACTGTTTTATTTCAGAAGTGCATGAATATTGAACTTACCGCAGATGAATAACTTCCTCTGTCGTTTGAAATACAGCTCTACGATAAAACTGTGACTGTAGGGTTGAGGGACTGGTCTGAATATTTCTAAGTAGATAGTGTTAACGCCGCTCCGCCATGTAATAAGGAGAAGGAAGTTGTATTAATGTATTATTACACTCTCTATTAACTATTTACCTGTAATAATTGTCTGAATGCAATCCATCACTTAAGATACTAAAGTCCTCAACATTCAGCAAGATAGGAAACTATCAAGTACTCTTTCTAATCAAAGTGGTTATATTGTAATCATGGCTTCTTCTTCTTAGGAGATTACCACTTCTGAAGTTGACTCAAGAATTAGTTAAATTTTTGCAAGAGGCTTTGCATATTGCAGAAGCAGATGAGGCAGTATGGGCTGTGAAGTTTTTGACTTCCAAAGCGGCTACATCCTTGAATAAACTTCACATTGCTTGCATTGAGCTACTTTGCTCGGCCATGGCATGGGCAGATTTCAAAACGGCAAATCATGCTGAGCTGCGGTCAAAGATTATATCCATGTTCTTCAAGTCGTTAACATGTCGCTCACCAGAAATTGTCGCTGTCGTCAAGGAAGGACTAAGACATGTCTTTTGATTTGTCCATTCTTAATTTTAATCTTCACACATATTTCTTAAGAATGGAGAACTTGCAGCATAGTTTACTAATTCTTTAGTTATGAATTTTGAGTGTATTTAACTAGCTAaaagtatgtatctagtaactaaAGGAGGAGCGTATCTAGCaagctaaaggtatgtatctagtaattttaaaaaatgtatctactccctcctattccctcTATCAATCTATTAAGTGTTAAGGACAAGGTTACATAAGTTGTGTAAATATTTGTATCTAGCAAGCTAAATGAGTGAATCTAATAAGGTAAAAACTTGTATCTAGCAAACTAATGGAGTATATCTACCTCTTGTTagagaagtgtatctagcaaggtaaataagTGTATCCAGCTTACCGGATATGTGTATCTGACTTacaagagatgtgtatctagtaaggtaaaagagtgtatcttaCCAGatatgtgtatctagtaaggtaaatgagtgtatctagcttaccagtaatgtgtatctagcaatataaatgagtgtatctagcaatatAAAGGAGTGTACCGAGTGTATCTAATTTGCCAAAAGTGTGTATCTAATAAGATAAAAAGTGTGTATCTAATAAGATAAAAAAATGTATCTAACAAGGTACAAGAATGTATCTTACACATTTACATAGTCACCTAAATATATGTATTTACCCAACTAGAGATACGTATCTACGCAGGTTAAACAATGTGTCTACAAGCCAATATACGTATCTACCCAATTTTTCTCCCCTACATACATTTTTCGACATAGAGTTTTACATACGTGAACGCGTGATGCATTGCTTTACATTTATAATGCTCCGCATATCTAAAGTATACATTACACTTCTAACATACTCCGTAATTAATTTTGTGAAATACTGTATATTGCCCAAGTACACAAAACACATTATATACATTCAAAAGCAGTGTAAATACATTTTTTAAAATGCACTAGTTCTAGATACCATTGAGCAACACCGCTAAAATCAGTTGACGTCGCGAACCATCACCGTCACAATTGTGTCACCGCCAGCGCCTATTGCACGTGCATTAATTTTGGCCAGTAAAAACACCTTTTTAATTTCGAAATTCTCCAACGTGAAGCCTTGCGTACAATCTCAATTCACAAAGTTCAGAAGAAATCCCTACCAGGCTACCACCACCCCATTACCAGTCGCCGGAGCCTTGTCATATAACCCATAGGCAACCTCCATTTTGCATCCCTTCCATCACCACCATCAAGAAAATGCTCCTGGATACAGGTATGTGAGCTGCCCTTCTTTAGAGAGACTATCTTGTTCGACAAGGAGGGAGGTTGCTTGTGTCTCTTCTTGCAAGCTGAAAAGCATTGATTGCACAATCAAGTAGTTGCCACGCTCAAGTTCAAACAGGACTGTAGCAAACTCTGCAGCAGGTGTACCTTAATTTGCATCCATGATCTGAAGATTGTAAGTTGGTATTAGCTATTTAATAGCCAGGTTTGCTAAGTAGTCCTTTGCTAGATTCGGTGTAGTACAGCGAGGACCAATTAGGAACTTAGTTGGCCCAGGTGTTTGCGGTGGTTTAATGGTAATCCATGATGTGTAGCTTCCTTGGTAATGTTCAATAGTGTGCAATGCGGTTGATCGTATTTTAACGACGTGGTAGATTTTCCTGAGGACTGTCATGTAGTCGAGGAATATATGCACTGAACCTTGTGGACTTATTGGAACTTGTTCATCCATTTCTGTTAGAATAGCTCCTGTTGCAAGCTGCTCTAATTCCATAAGTCTAAGGCTGTATAGTTTACTACACCTTTCGGCAGATTTAAACGACGGGGCTGGTTGTGGGGTTAGTTCAGGGATGTGCTGGTGGTGCTGGCATTAGGTGTGGTGGTCATGGTGTTAGTGttagtgttggtgttggtgttggtgttgatggTGGTGGTCAGGTGGGTGGTCGTGGTTGATCTTTAGATCGTGGATACACTAAATAGCAGCCCGAATACACATAGTATTATTAGTGGATACACAAACTGATTTGTGTATCTAGTAATAATATCATGTGTATCTGGTAGTAGTACCATGTGTATCCGACGGTAACCCTTGATATGCCTAAGACCGACCTGAATTACACTCAAGAAGAGTCGTTGCTAGTCAATATCGAACACGAGTGGATCCAAACCCAAGCTTCATTTGGCAAGTTCACACTCCCTGTATAAACATAAATTTGTAATTATTTCAGATGATTTCCAATGGGTCGATCATTTCAACTCAATCGCAAAAAGATTAGCACATTTAGCTAATTTCAAGCAGAATGCCAAAGAGTAAAAGTTGGCTTGATTTAACTTGTTTTTCTTTATTAAGGTCGAAAGAATCCTATTAAGAAAAGACCTAGCATACCCAATTTAAACATGGAATAGTCAAATCTACAGTACGCACAAAAATAAGAAATAATTAGCATAAAACAGTAAAATTAAGGGTTAAATTGTACAAAACTTAAACCTATGAATAAATTGAAGAGGTTACATCAAGAACCGCAGTAGACGAATGATAGGCGAGCAAATGTGAAGTTGTTGACGCCATTTTGAGTGGAATGAGGTAAGACTGAAATTAGGGTTAGAATTCTTTAAATTACAGCAAATTTGGGGGAAATTAATAAAATGATGGAAGTAATTAACGAAACAATGAAAATTAGTACCAATTATAAACTTACATAAGGAAGAATCTCCCAAATTTGATCGAGATTGGAGGATTGATGTGATGAATTTGAGCGAAACACGATCGAAGGTGCGGTTTTCTGCGAAATAGTTAGATAGAGATCCCGCCGCCGGAGAGCTCTCGTCATCGAAGAGCGGCCGTCGTCGGAGTGTGGTGCATGTCAGTGATGAGTGAGATTCGAAGTGTTAGTGACAATGAGAGTGTGTCACTGTGTCGggtggatttgggggttttgtttgagAGGATAAGAGGAGGATAAAAGCGGTAATCTTGGCCGTCTAAATTATGATCTGAATGGTTGTTatttagttcgtaagttcgcaccgaactttcagttcgcacgagatcctatttctatatatatatatatatatatatatatatatatatatatatatatatatatataaagctgGGTTGAAACGCGTGGATGTGGCGTGTCAACCCGGCCTTAAATACACATATTAATTAATTACAGCTGAaattaaatacaaacataataaatgttgtataaatctcagcaaaatattaattatagtttaataaattttattataaaattttattaaataattacggtgatttgattctaaatttactaaaaagttattttgataaaaattctaaaatgtaaataattacgttcattgtgaaaaatgctttcaactgagtataattttcattatatttattgaaatatttattttgatatatagagatgattaaagtgagtgtctcacaatgttttacatttacgtatAAAAATATTTTGTGATAAAACTTAGACTATTAAATCCATTACGAAAAaaatatttggaagagtcattgtatatattaaaaacacaactttaaaaaaactactaagagataagtttttatagtctgGGAATGAAAAATAATTATCTTggacaaattgaatacatatgagattttgataggtttcaatagtgtgataacgagtatgtgtacgagtgtgtatgtacatagtgatcgcgagtgcatttgaataataaaaacaaaagtaatgattattaagtaatatagtattatacgacatgaaaaagtagaaaacacgttacatttttctttattatctttagttaaatatgttgatggggcatattctgcacccgctgaccgagtcaacatattgaacaaggtcaaagatatccaaagcaagtcaacaccttggacagcctagccgacgcagcctgtcCCTTGGGTCTCGGCCTGgaaactagccagccgggacacacacatccgcgtactcacatccaagacccctcggcatggagtcaacagggcccgccggcctgccatgggtccctcggccgagggtagatcagtctttctacctgctagccacttggccacttggccactacgtgacaaaaggt from Silene latifolia isolate original U9 population chromosome 2, ASM4854445v1, whole genome shotgun sequence encodes the following:
- the LOC141642484 gene encoding protein ZINC INDUCED FACILITATOR 1-like isoform X3 → MEEYNAHKEEELFLYPQVDKIFGPVMIIRLCGMLSISLLQSSPFIALLQGLSLVVVLNSAYVIKNVMSDQDQRGAANGISMTTMSLFKAVGPACGGALDNRWRIGMRKVRMRDLVITGLMGRKRKCSAREKIGWCGSPP
- the LOC141642484 gene encoding protein ZINC INDUCED FACILITATOR 1-like isoform X1, whose protein sequence is MEEYNAHKEEELFLYPQVDKIFGPVMIIRLCGMLSISLLQSSPFIALLQGLSLVVVLNSAYVIKNVMSTCIRTSSFILQNRVVDQDQRGAANGISMTTMSLFKAVGPACGGALDNRWRIGMRKVRMRDLVITGLMGRKRKCSAREKIGWCGSPP
- the LOC141642484 gene encoding protein ZINC INDUCED FACILITATOR 1-like isoform X4; its protein translation is MEEYNAHKEEELFLYPQVDKIFGPVMIIRLCGMLSISLLQSSPFIALLQGLSLVVVLNSAYVIKNVMSTCIRTSSFILQNRVVDQDQRGAANGISMTTMSLFKAVGPACGGALFLTT
- the LOC141642484 gene encoding protein ZINC INDUCED FACILITATOR 1-like isoform X2 encodes the protein MLIFQLFLYPQVDKIFGPVMIIRLCGMLSISLLQSSPFIALLQGLSLVVVLNSAYVIKNVMSTCIRTSSFILQNRVVDQDQRGAANGISMTTMSLFKAVGPACGGALDNRWRIGMRKVRMRDLVITGLMGRKRKCSAREKIGWCGSPP